The DNA segment TGAAGATAGGTAAATATCACTTTTATAAATCCTAATTTCATTAAATCAACATGTAACTCCGTTGGAGAGTTAATATAAGTTATCAAACAACTAGAGACAAAATCACAATAATTATCTATAATGAATTTATCCGATGTGAAAGAAGACCTATGTCAACATATAAATTCATTATATTACTGTAAAACATGAATAGAAACCATAGTGATTGAACCCTACCACcattgttttcaattttttttcttttattaatttttttaaaaaaaataaaaaaatggccAAAACCCCATCTAATGGAGCCAAAAAGAGTTGGGGAACTCCTGAATAGTAAATCCATCACTATTCATCGTCCATAATTCCAACATCCGGCAAGGTAAGTTCACAAGATTGGTCCCAAAAGAGCATCCTTCTCATTTGTGAACaatcttttttgattttttcctaAAATCCATAACCATTCGCAGCAGATCTTAAAATCTTTTTTTAAGATTTACTGTAGCATCGACTTCTCTCTAGCCAAATTCAGCGTTCCTGCTCTATTGTAACGTGAAGTGTCCCTATTTGTATGGATTGTTGAAGATTAACTTGGCAGCATAATCTCAATCGTGATTTAATCTATAACTACTGGCAATTTAGTTCCCGAGTTACTGTAGCAACCAGTCTCCTTTCAGTTAATTCCATTGTTGCTGCCATTATTACGTGAAATTTACATGTATTGATGAACTCCATGGATGCATAGTTTTACTTGATTTCCAGTTGTTTTTTAggactctgtagcctatccaatCTGGACAGCTCTGGTTACGAGCTCCATTGAGGTCGTTCATGGCCTCCAGCTCCGGCGACCAGCCCCCTCCTATGGCTGGTCAGCCTCCCCAAGCTACACCTTCCCTCCAAAACAATACCCCACAAATATCCAAGCCATATACTACTCGAACTTATTGAAACCTGCTGTGATTAACGCAGTAGTACATGGAAACTCATCTAAACAAGCTTCAGTTGACCCTATCACTGTGAGACAAGCAACAATCTTGAATGGACAACCAGTTGTTAAGTTTACGGTGGAAGAAGTTGAGAGAATGAACGTGATTGAGGATATCCAATATGCTGTGGTGGGAAAGTTTGCATATGGCTGGCCAGATTTAAATGAGATTCATCGCATTGTTCCATCTCAATGTGGTTTCAAAGGAGAATGCAATATTGGACTTTTGAGAGACAGACATGTCCTTATACGTATGACCTTATGGCAGGACTATGTTGATTTTACATCGAAAGGAACTTAATACGTCAAGGACAAGAATGGCCATGAATATCAAATTCGACCTTTCATTTATGATGTGAAGTTTAAGGCAGGAGAGGAAACTCCAATGGCTATGGCTTGGATCTTTTTTCCAGGTTTATTACCTACGTACTTTGTGAAGGAGTTTATTTTTTCTCTTGCTTTAGCTATTGGGAAACCTTTACACTTGGACATGGCTACTATTAAAAAGACTAGACCTAGTTGTGCTAGGGTCAAAGTTCTTATCGACTTGTTAGCTAACCACCCTAAAAATGTAAGGATGGATATTGTTAATGAAGCATCGGGTGAAATATAGACTGAATGGGTAAATATTAAGTACGATATGATGCCTAAGTATTGTAAAGAATGTAGATTACAAGGGCATGACAATATTGAATGCTGGAGAATTAATCCTGAATTGTCACCATATTCTCAAAGCAAACCTACTGCAGAAATTAACAAGGACCCGAGCAATGTGCATCATAAGCAACCATTGATGATCTTATCAATTGGGAAAGTTGTAGGTAATTTGAATCCAGTTGGGGAACAATGGAAAGAAGCAAGAGACAATCGTGCCAGGAAAAATAAAGCTCATGCAGATGAAATAGTGCCAATAGATCACTCCAATGTTCGACAAACAGAAATTCATGGAAATATTCAGAATGCATTGCAAGGACAACCTGCCAAAGTTATTACACCGAAGGAAGCTATTAATCAGAGACAATGCAATTCTTCATTTCAACAAAGTCATGTGGCTGCAGGAAAGGAAATTATCCCAGTATTTAGTTACAATCAAAAAGACAATAATGCAGCAAGGGAGGAGTTGGGGTCAGATGATGCAGTAAATAACCagcaaattcaaacaacaaatatgTTCGCAATATTGGAGGATCAGGATGATGATGATACAGAAAACAATCATCTGGCAATTGTTGAGGAGGGTCAAGAAGTGCTCATGGTGGAAAATAATGCTCATTCTAAAGAAAGGAATCGAGGACAAGGGAGTAGAAGTCCTAATAAAGCCTGTTCTGCTGGAAATAGAAAAGGACTAAATCCATCTGCTCTAAGTTTTATACTTACATCAAATGGGAGTGAGGTAGTAAAACAAGGAGGACCTACTATCTCTAATGGAGAAAGGAATAGGGAACCAGGCAACAAGGAACCCACATCAAAATGGGTACAACGAGCATTTGCTGGCAATGTAGTAGCTACTAACACATCATACCAAGAGGTTCCATCACAAGACACAAGAGTGGATAACAATTTGGCAAAGAAGAAGAAAGGCTTGACTGGTGATGAAACAGATGCAACTAATGAAATTTTTGTTGCAGGGGAGAGAATTAAGTGGACAGGTGGTAGAGTATGGAGCAATCAAATCGAAGAAGATCCAGAAAAAGGGATCATTCCAGATGGTATGCAAGCAGACCGAGATTCAGATGTGcattttgaagaagaagagaaaagtgtCAATGGTGAGGATAATGCTAGCAAAGAGGAAGAGTTGATCAGCAACATACAATAAAAAACACAACCTACTAGTAAGAACAAAGAAAAAACTGGAGAAACTACAAAGTTGAATGTTCAACAAGGAAATAGGGTGGCAGAAATAGGAAATCAGACTACTTCTACAGTAAATCCAAAGGATGTAAATGTGAATATGGGGGATCCAGGCGGGACTGGAGAAAAAATAACTGGTCCTCAAGAGATTAACAAAGATGTGAATGGGAGTGCTACAGCTGGAAACAAGAATAGGCCCAACGACAACAACACTGTTCCATTGGTTGACAGACAATAAAAGCAGCAATATCAAGGGGAAATAGGCATACATGCTGAGGAACATCTCAAACAATTGGATGCAGCAGTAGACTAAGAGCAAGGATTTGGTGACCATTTTAACATTCTAGGCAAGGACCTAGATGAGGAATCTAGTGCACAAAACTTCAGAAACATTGCACGACAAGGGGACCTATCTCCAAGGCATAACAATAAGGGAAAGTCAGCGACTAAAGGGAGAAATAAGAATGCTAAGGAATCAGCTAAGAACTCTTCAGTTTTGCCTTTAACTAAAATTCAAACAAGGAGGGCACTTACCAAATCTAATAACCTCTAATGGATGCTCTAATCTAGAACATTAGGTCAGTTAGGACCATGCAAGCTTTTGAAATACTCATCACTTTGAATAAACAACATCACTTTGAGTTCATTGGAATTATGGAACCAAAACAACAAGCTAGGAAACTagagagaacaaaagaagaattGGATTTGCCCAGGCTATTGCAAATGTATCCAATAAAATTTGGGTGTTCATAGAGGAGGTTTTTGAAGTTTCAATCATATATGATATGGTACAACAACTTACACTAAAATTGGTCCACACTGAAACTCATGTGAAATTGCTCTTAACTCTAGTGTATGCAAAATGCGATTCTATTGAGAGGATTGAATTATGGGATTCCCTGTATGATATGGCAAGAGACATGACAGTTCCATGACTTGTAGCAGGGGATTTTAATGTTATATGGGATGAGGAAGAGAAGTTTGGGGGATTACCAGTTTCATCGAATGAGATTGACGACTTCAGACattgcataaataccttcaaccTAACAAATTTTGGCTTCAAAGGTAGTATATTCACTTGGTGGAATGGGAGAGCTGATGAAGAATGCATTTTTAAAAGACTGGATCGTTGTTTAGCCAATATGGAATTCCAACAAACTTCCCTGATTTGGAGGTCACTTACCTCCCTAAAATTGGATCAGATCGCTGTCCATTAATGCTGAAATATGACATTGAAGCTGCACCAGTGAAGAAATCCTTTAGGTTCTTGAATTTTTGGATAAAGCATGAATCTTTCAAAGAAGTAGTGAAAGGAAACTGGAATGCTGACTTCTATGCCAATCCATTTGTTTTGTTCAACTACAAACTAAAGAAACTAAAGAAAGCATTAACTGTATGGATCAAGGCAACCTATGGagatatttttcaaaaaatagaaagcCTAGAGGAGGTGGTTATGGTCCACGAAGCCCAATTTGAAGTCTTTCCTACTCAAGAGAACAGAGAGAGATTACAAAAAGTGCAGGCAGACATGATCAAGTATTTGGCTATTGAAGAGGAGTTTTGGAAGCAAAAGGTAGGAATGCAATGGTTCAAAGAGGGTGACAGAAATACTAAATTTTTCCCTGCACATGTAAATGGCAGAACGAAGAAGCTTCAGATCAAAAGAATACAAAATAACACAGGTGCTTGGATTGAACAAGATGAAGAAATTGCAGAGGTGGCAGTGAGTTTTTTCAAGAACCAATTCACTGAAAATGATAGCCCCACAAGATTCCATATCCTAGACCACATCCCTACCTTGATAGATGCAAATCAAAATGTTGAACTACTAATGTAGCCAAATAAGGAAAAGGTGAAAAAAGCAGTTCTAGGATTAAATGGGGAGAGTGCAGGTGGACCAGATGGATTTATAGGCTGTTTCTATCAATTTTGCTGGGATATCATTGGAGATGACATCTATGACATGGTTAGAGCTATATTAAATGGACATGAATTGCCTAAATGTATCACTCATACCAACCTTGTCTTATTACCAAAGAAGAAGGAGGTGACAACTTTCTCTGATTTGAGGCCCATAAGCCTTAGCAACTTTTCCAACAAAATTATTTCAAGGGCTATTCATGAAAGATTAGTAGGATTTCTTCATAACATTATTAGTGATGAGCAGGCATGATTTGTAAAAGGAAGGAGCATTACTGAGAATGTGCTGTTGACCCAGGAAATCATAACCGACATTAGATTGAGAACCAAGGCAGGTCCTAATGTGGTCATTAAGCTAGACATGGCTAAGGCCTATGATAGGCTCTCCTGGTTATTCTTAACAAAGGTGATGAGGAAGATGGGATTTGATGAGAGATTCATAGGAATGGTGTTTGGAATTGTTTCAAACAATTGGTATTCAATACTCATAAATGGACAACCTTTTGGTTTTTTCAAATCAACTAGGGGTGTCAAGCAAGGGAATCCCCTATCACCAACACTATTCATACTAGCTGTTGAAGCCTTGTCTAGGGGTCTAAACTCTTTGCACTTGAATCTTTACTTTTGTGGATATGGTATGCCTAAATGGAGCCCTAAGATAAATCACTTGGCATATGCAGATGACACTATTATTTTTTCCTCATCTGATGCTACTTCTCTTAGGTTGGTGATGGAAGTTTTGAATGCTTATGAAGTTGCCTCTGGTCAGCTTGTAAACAAGAGCAAGTCTGTAGTCTATATACATCACTTGGTGTCCTATCTTGGAAAGAATCACTGGAATTGGAAGGAATGATTTTCCTTTTACATATCTTGGATGTCCTATCTTTTACTCTAGAAGGAATAAAGATTACTATCAAGATTTGATTACTAAAGTCATGGACAAACTACAAGCTTGAAAAAGGAAGTTGCGATCAGTAGGAGGCAGGGCAGTTTTGATATCTCATTATGTTGCAGAGTATGCCAATTCATCTACTCTCAACTGTAAACCCTCCACATTATGTCATAAACAGTTTACACAAAATATTTGCTCAACTTTTTTGGAGCAGTGCTATAGGAGGAACTAGTAGGCACTGGGCTTCATGGAATAATTTGTGTATGCCTTGTGAGGAGGGACATTGGTTTTAGATCACTACATGATGTATCAAAGGCGTTGTTCTGCAAATTGTGGTGGAATTTTAGAACCAAGCCAAGCCTATGGAGTTCATTCATGTGCCAGAAGTATTGCAAGAAGTTAAATGCTGTAATTGTGCCTTGGAGGAAGGGGTCTCATATTTGGAGGAAAATGCTGGAGTGCAGAGATAGTATTGAACATCAAATCACCTGGCACCCTAAGATGGGATCCTCCCTATTTTGGTTTGATAACTGGACATGACTGAGAGCTCTTTATTTCCTAGTTCCACAAGTATTTAGGATTGATGAATCTATTCGCAATGTGAATGATGTAGTGGAGGATGGCATGTGGAATGTGGAGAAGATTCAAGAAGCTTTACCTATGGAATTTGCTATGCATATTCTGGAAAGGATTAAGCCTCAGTGATGGAAAATGAGTTGGACATACCTTACTGGATGCTACAATCACGAGGGAATTTTAGTGTCAAGTCTGCTTGGGACTATTTGAGGAGGAGGAATGACCCACATCTAGCTTATAAAATGATGTGGGTGAAAGTACTGCCATTCAAGATTTTCTTTTTAATGTGGAAAGTGTGGAAGGCTAAGTTACCCCTTGATGATTTTTTGAAAAGGTTGGGATATTGTATGCCCTCAAGGTGTTGGTGCTGCACTGAACCACAGGAAGAGTCATTGACACATTTATTCTTCACCTCTACTGCTGCAAAGTTAGTATGAAAATACTTCCTTACCATAGCTGGAATACGAATAGAAGGATTATCAATGCATCAGACGATCATAAAGTGTTGGACTGCTAGTGTGATTCCTAGAATAAAGCCTATCATGCAATCACTACCCTCTTGCATAGTCTGAGAATTGTGGAAAAGGAGAAATGGTTACAAATATGGGGAGGCAGTCACAATCAGTAGGGTAATCTACCAAGTTTCTTCATCTCTTCAAGCTCTTATTCGAGTTAGGAAGCCTGGTATTACTAATGTTCCTCATAAATGGCATGAGTTATTACAAATGCTAGAAAACTATACCCCAAGGCTAACATATGAAAAAGTAATCTGGGAGATGCCTAGTGAGGGATGGGTTAAAGTCAACACTGATGGTGCTTCGAGGGGGAATTCGGGAAGGAGTTCAATTGAAGTTTGTGTGAGGAATCAGGAAGGTGATGCTATTTTTGCTCTTGGAAAGGAGATTAATAAGGCAACCAATACTAAAGCTGAAGCACTTGCATTTCTGGAGGCCTTAAGGATATGCAATGAGCACAATTACAATAATGTTTGGCTGCAAACTGATTTCATGTCGATAAAGAAATTTGTTGAACAACTGTGGAAACCTCCTTAGTGTATTGTCAAATATATGGAGGAAATTTGGCAACTAATGGGCAGGGGTAATTACAGGGTGTCACACATCCACAGGGAAGGAAACAAAACTAGCGGACTATCTTGCCAACTATGCTATCGATATAGGAGAAATTGAATGCCATGGCTTTTGGCAGTTGGATTCAAAGGGAAGGAAAATAGTCAATCAAGACAAACTTCAATGCCTATATTTGAGGGTGAAGGTTGCAAGGAATTAATGAGTAAGATCCAAATGAGGAGGATAACTACAGAGGAAAGTTCAGACCATCATGGAcaaacaacttgggatgagtacATTGTGATGCCGATTTTTCCCTTAAATGCAGGTCGTGATCAGGCATCTTTGACATTCCTATTGAGGGATGTTCAGATGGTGGCTCATGCCATTGAAAGGATCTTAAGGGTGGGCATACATGTAGAGGCCAAGCTGGGTACTCAGATGCTCATCTTAGGCAGCAACATTTTTTCACGGAAATTTGCAGCAGTCGACATTAAACCATGCATGCATAAGcgaatagagcaatatttgttaAGTTTTCTGATGCTACGACAACTTCAGACTCATTCAGTTATAATACAAATGCATTCCAATAATCGAGCACAACTTGAATGGCTAAAGATATTGGATGTAGCACCAGCATGCTGGGGAACGCCTGATTTCGAGAAAAATCTAGAAACACACAAAAGAACAATGCAGCTTTGTATTTTTTAATGCACGCCTGTCTCGTTGATCATTATGCACGCCTATTTCAGACATCTGCAGAATACCAACTCCACATCCTTCGGGAGGAGGAATTAAAGGTCTTTTTCTCTGACATAGCTTTCTTTTTTGCAGGTGAAATTTATATAGTTATGCACTCCTATTTGCTGCAGCTTTTAAGAATGGTATTAGCTATTGATGCTCATTCCCTTGATGAAGCAACAATATGAGGCATAAGCTTAACAATTTTACACAAAGCAAAAGGAGACCTGGACAATCGAGATCCAACATTGAGCATCCAAGTAATTTCTAATACTATGACAATTTGGAAAAACAAAAGGGCCTGGAGGCATCGAGACCATCCCTTAAAACTGGAAATAATCAAGCAACAAACTAACAACTGTTTGGACATGTTACTGAGCGACAAGGAATATTGGCAATCACATATGGC comes from the Nicotiana sylvestris chromosome 4, ASM39365v2, whole genome shotgun sequence genome and includes:
- the LOC138890330 gene encoding uncharacterized protein; its protein translation is MENELDIPYWMLQSRGNFSVKSAWDYLRRRNDPHLAYKMMWVKVLPFKIFFLMWKVWKAKLPLDDFLKRLGYCMPSRCWCCTEPQEESLTHLFFTSTAAKRNGYKYGEAVTISRVIYQVSSSLQALIRVRKPGITNVPHKWHELLQMLENYTPRLTYEKVIWEMPSEGWVKVNTDGASRGNSGRSSIEVCVRNQEGDAIFALGKEINKATNTKAEALAFLEALRICNEHNYNNVWLQTDFMSIKKFVEQLWKPP
- the LOC138890328 gene encoding uncharacterized protein, encoding MGDPGGTGEKITGPQEINKDVNGSATAGNKNRPNDNNTVPLTGSLFSQYGIPTNFPDLEVTYLPKIGSDRCPLMLKYDIEAAPVKKSFRFLNFWIKHESFKEVVKGNWNADFYANPFVLFNYKLKKLKKALTVWIKATYGDIFQKIESLEEVVMVHEAQFEVFPTQENRERLQKVQADMIKYLAIEEEFWKQKVGMQWFKEGDRNTKFFPAHVNGRTKKLQIKRIQNNTGAWIEQDEEIAEVAPNKEKVKKAVLGLNGESAGGPDGFIGCFYQFCWDIIGDDIYDMEIITDIRLRTKAGPNVVIKLDMAKAYDRLSWLFLTKVMRKMGFDERFIGMVFGIVSNNWYSILINGQPFGFFKSTRGVKQGNPLSPTLFILAVEALSRGLNSLHLNLYFCGYGMPKWSPKINHLAYADDTIIFSSSDATSLRLVMEVLNAYEVASVPQVFRIDESIRNVNDVVEDGMWNVEKIQEALPMEFAMHILERIKPQ